One Paenibacillus sp. FSL H7-0737 DNA segment encodes these proteins:
- a CDS encoding stalk domain-containing protein, whose product MNLLARKLQLFSLAVCSTFMAVTSVPQVISADPSSAKLSGIKEIVATSGFWGGSSFALGTDGTVWSWGSNVFGQFANGTAGPEGWTITPHSIAALDRTKQLEIGGIYYVALNEDGTVKAWGDYRDKNAIEAGNGVSTKQYKVLLPQVISGMTDVVSIASGIHNTLALRKDGSVLQWNPPEITDVGFTALPAATKVQGLSEVMWVGNSDYQAAIRTNGTLWIWSANPQIENTKAVKKPTPVKDLYHVKSVSMNWRSILALTETGSVWATVDSNNYNEIMMKKMPGLTDIVSVQTNNGFNLVANKKGEYWVWKAGTLLQGLQKITVIKPISKLTLDLGGFVAVKKDGTVWTWSTQSSTDSKWVFTKPKQIKGLSNPISFATGENSKYAVLKDGTAVAWGTNMFGQLGISALDSRPFTISPILKPVTVIVDGKKIDSAQSAIFLDGSVRVPIREVAENLGYTLSWDGDMTLLKEGKKTIFKEGAIKVSYASLVPAAALAKALGVTAEWNSKLYQLTIQTKR is encoded by the coding sequence ATGAACTTATTAGCAAGGAAGCTACAGCTGTTTAGTTTGGCTGTTTGTTCTACTTTTATGGCTGTTACGTCAGTCCCACAAGTGATAAGCGCGGATCCCTCATCCGCGAAGCTGAGTGGAATTAAGGAGATTGTTGCCACTTCTGGATTTTGGGGAGGGAGCTCCTTCGCACTGGGGACTGACGGAACCGTATGGTCTTGGGGGAGCAATGTTTTTGGACAATTTGCAAATGGAACTGCAGGTCCTGAAGGGTGGACGATTACTCCCCATAGCATAGCAGCGCTTGATCGTACGAAGCAGTTAGAGATCGGTGGAATTTATTATGTTGCGCTGAACGAAGACGGGACGGTTAAAGCTTGGGGAGATTACCGGGATAAGAATGCTATAGAAGCAGGCAATGGGGTAAGCACTAAACAGTACAAGGTGCTGCTTCCTCAGGTTATCTCTGGGATGACCGATGTAGTCAGTATAGCTTCAGGCATACACAATACCTTAGCTTTGAGAAAGGATGGAAGCGTACTACAGTGGAATCCTCCAGAAATCACTGATGTAGGTTTTACAGCGTTGCCTGCTGCTACCAAGGTTCAGGGTTTAAGTGAGGTAATGTGGGTCGGTAACAGTGACTATCAGGCCGCAATTCGCACCAACGGTACTCTTTGGATTTGGAGCGCTAACCCACAAATAGAGAATACAAAAGCGGTGAAGAAGCCGACCCCAGTCAAGGATTTATACCATGTGAAGTCCGTTTCTATGAACTGGAGGAGTATACTGGCGTTAACTGAGACTGGAAGTGTCTGGGCAACGGTTGACAGCAATAATTATAACGAAATCATGATGAAGAAGATGCCAGGTCTTACGGATATTGTATCTGTTCAGACGAATAATGGGTTCAATCTTGTTGCCAATAAAAAAGGAGAATACTGGGTATGGAAAGCTGGCACTTTATTGCAAGGTCTGCAAAAGATCACAGTCATAAAGCCGATCTCCAAACTTACGCTGGATTTAGGTGGCTTTGTAGCTGTTAAAAAAGATGGCACCGTGTGGACTTGGAGTACCCAATCATCAACCGACAGTAAATGGGTCTTTACTAAACCTAAACAAATCAAAGGCTTGAGCAATCCGATTTCTTTTGCCACGGGGGAAAATAGTAAATATGCAGTTTTGAAGGATGGGACAGCAGTAGCTTGGGGGACGAATATGTTTGGTCAACTTGGTATCAGTGCGCTTGATTCACGTCCTTTTACTATATCACCTATCTTGAAGCCTGTTACTGTAATCGTGGATGGGAAGAAGATCGACTCCGCGCAATCTGCTATATTCTTGGATGGAAGTGTAAGAGTACCGATCAGGGAAGTGGCGGAAAATCTGGGCTACACCCTCTCATGGGACGGCGATATGACGCTCTTGAAAGAAGGTAAGAAAACCATCTTTAAAGAGGGA